In Manis pentadactyla isolate mManPen7 chromosome 3, mManPen7.hap1, whole genome shotgun sequence, a single window of DNA contains:
- the PLEC gene encoding plectin isoform X10 produces MSGEDHEERTVAEEANGGSGSPSPGDTLPWNLEKTQRSRRGGGGSGGNGSVLDPAERAVIRIADERDRVQKKTFTKWVNKHLIKAQRHISDLYEDLRDGHNLISLLEVLSGDSLPREKGRMRFHKLQNVQIALDYLRHRQVKLVNIRNDDIADGNPKLTLGLIWTIILHFQISDIQVSGQSEDMTAKEKLLLWSQRMVEGYQGLRCDNFTSSWRDGRLFNAIIHRHRPVLIDMSKVYRQTNLENLDQAFSVAERDLGVTRLLDPEDVDVPQPDEKSIITYVSSLYDAMPRVPDAQDGVKASELQLRWQEYRELALLLLQWVRHHTAAFEERKVPTSFEEIEILWCQFLKFKETELPAKEADKTRSKGIYQSLEGAVQAGQLKVPPGYHPLDVEKEWGRLHVAILEREKQLRSEYERLECLQRIVSKLQMEAGLCEEQLNQADALLQSDIRLLATGKAPQRAAEVERDLDKADGMIRLLFNDVQTLKDGRHPQGEQMYRRVYRLHERLVAIRTEHNLRLKAGIAAPMTQVTLQSSQRRPELEDSTLRYLQDLLAWVEENQRQVDSAEWGMDLPSVEAQLGSHRGLHQSIEEFRVKVERARTDEGQLSPAPRGAYRDCLGRLDLQYAKLLNSSKARLRSLESLHNFVAAATKELMWLSEKEEEEVGFDWGEHNANMATKKESYSALMRELELKEKKIKEVQNTGDRLLREDHPARPTVESFQAALQTQWSWTLQLCCCIEAHLKENTAYFQFFTDVRETEEQLRKLQGTLHRKYTCDRSVTVTRLEDLLQDAQDEKDQLTEYRGHLSGLAKRSRAIVQLKPRSPAHPMRGHMPLLAVCDYKQAEVTVHKGDEWQLVGPAQPSHWKVLSSSGSEATVPSVCFLVPPPNQEAQEAVARLEAQHQDLVALWHQLHVDMKSLLAWQSLSRDVQLIRSWSLVTFRALKPEEQRQALRCLELHYRAFLQDSQDAGGFGPEDRLQAEREYSSCSRHYQQLLQSAEQGEQEESRCQRCISELRDIRLQLEACESRTVHRLRLPLDKEPARECAQRIAEQQKAQAEVEGLGKGVARLSAEAEKVLALPEPSPAAPTLRSELELTLGKLEQVCSLSAIYLEKLKTISLVIRSTQGAEEVLKAHEEQLKEAQAVPATLPELEATKAALKKLRAQAEAQQPVFDALRDELRGAQEVSERLQQRHSERDVEVERWRERVAQLLERWQAVLAQADVRQRELEQLGRQLRYYRESADPLGAWLQDARRRQEQIQAVPLANSRAVREQLRQEKALLEEIERHAEKVEECQRFAKQYINAIKDYELQLVTYKAQLEPVASPAKKPKVQSGSESVIQEYVDLRTRYSELTTLTSQYIKFISETLRRMEEEEVQTAQQEQLLQEAQALQQSFLSEKDRLLQRERLIEQEKAQLEQLFQDEVAKAQKLREEQQRQWQQMEEEKRQLEASMEEARRRQHEAEQGVQHKQEELQRLEQLRQQQERLLAEENQRLRERLQCLEEEHRAALARSEVATLQAAAAKALPNGRDAPDGPAAEAEPEHAFDGLRQKVPAQWLQEVGILNADELERLTQGRTTVAELAQRDDMRRFLQGHSSIAGLLLKPANEKLSVYTALQRQLLSPGTALILLEAQAASGFLLDPVQNRRLTVSEAVREGIVGPELHHKLLSAERAVTGYTDPYTGERISLFQAMKKDLIVRDHGIRLLEAQIATGGIIDPVHSHRLPVHVAYERGYFDEEMSRVLADPGDDTKGFFDPSTHENLTYRQLLERCVEDPETGLRLLPLTDQVARGSELVYTDSEARDVFEKATVSAPFGKFQGRTVSIWELISSEYFTAEQRRELLRQFRTGKITVEKVIKIVITVVEEHEQKGQLCFEGLRALVPAAELLESRVIDHNLYHQLQRGERSVQEVAEVDAVRQALRGANVIAGVWLEEAGQRVSIYEALKKDLLQPEVAVALLEAQAGTGHIVDPSTSARLTVDEAVRAGLVGPELHEKLLSAEKAVTGYKDPYSGQSVSLFQALKKGLIPREQGLRLLDAQLSTGGIVDPRKSHRLPLDVAYARGCLDEETNRALSVPSGDAKVYEDPSTQEPVTYGQLQQQCRPDPLTGLSLLPLSEKATQARRELCSELQARETFQKATIEVPMGSFKGQMVTVWELISSDYFTEEQRRELLRQFRTGKVTVEKVIKIVITIVEEVETMRQERLSFSGLRAPVPASELLAAGVLSKAQFEQLKDGKTSVKDLSEVDAVRTLLRGSDCLAGIYLEDSKEKVTIYEAMRRGLLRPSTATLLLEAQAATGFLVDPVRNQRLYVNEAVKNGVVGPELHEKLLSAEKAVTGYKDPYSGTTISLFQAMKKGLIVRDHGIRLLEAQIATGGIIDPVHSHRLPVHVAYERGYFDEEMSRVLADPGDDTKGFFDPNTHENLTYRQLLGRCVEDPETGLRLLPLKGAEQTEVVETTQVYTEEETRRAFEETQIDIPSGGSLGGSTMSLWEVMQSDLIPEEQRARLMADFQAGRVTKERMIIIIIEIIEKTEVIRQQNLASYDYVRRRLTAEDLYEARVISREAYSLLREGTRTLREVLEEESAWRYLYGTGCVAGIYLPSSRQTLTIYQALKKGLLSAEVARFLLEAQAATGFLMDPVKGERLTVDEAVRKGLVGPELHDRLLSAERAVTGYRDPYTEQMISLFQAMKKELIPAEEALRLLDAQLATGGIVDPRLGFHLPLEVAYQRGYLNKDTHDQLSEPSEVRSYLDPSTDERLSYTQLLRRCRRHEDSGQLLLPLSDARKLTFRGLRKQITVEELVRSQVMDEATALQLQEGLTSVEEVSRSLQKFLEGTSCIAGVFVDATKERLSVYQAMKKGIIRPGTAFELLEAQAATGYVIDPIKGLKLTVEEAVRMGIVGPEFKDKLLSAERAVTGYKDPYSGKLISLFQAMKKGLILKDHGIRLLEAQIATGGIIDPEESHRLPVDVAYQRGLFDEEMNDILTDPSDDTKGFFDPNTEENLTYLQLMERCVEDPQTGLRLLPLREKKRERKTSSKSSVRKRRVVIVDPETGKEMSVYEAYRKGLIDHQTYLELSEQECEWEEITISSSDGVVKSMIIDRRSGRQYDIDEAIAKNLIDRSALDQYRAGTLSITEFADMLSGNAGGFRSRSSSVGSSSSYPISPAVSRTQLASWSDPTEETGPVAGILDTETLEKVSITEAMRRSLVDNITGQRLLEAQACTGGIIDPATGERFPVTDAVNKGLVDKIMVDRINLAQKAFCGFEDPRTKTKMSAAQALKKGWLYYEAGQRFLEVQYLTGGLIEPDTPGRVPLDEALQRGVVDARTAQKLRDVSAYAKYLTCPKTKLKISYKDALDRSMVEEGTGLRLLEAAAQSSKGYYSPYSVSGSGSAAGSRSGSRTGSRAGSRRGSFDATGSGFSMTFSSSSYSSSGYGRRYASGPASSLGSPEPAVA; encoded by the exons ATGAGCGGGACCGTGTGCAGAAGAAAACCTTCACCAAGTGGGTCAACAAACATCTTATCAAG gcCCAGAGGCACATCAGCGATCTGTATGAAGATCTCCGGGATGGCCACAATCTCATCTCCTTGCTGGAGGTGCTCTCAGGGGACAGCCTG CCCCGGGAGAAGGGGAGGATGCGCTTCCACAAGCTGCAGAACGTGCAGATCGCCCTGGACTATCTCCGGCACCGCCAG GTGAAGCTGGTGAACATTCGGAACGATGACATTGCCGACGGCAACCCCAAGCTGACCCTTGGCCTGATCTGGACCATCATCCTGCACTTCCAG ATCTCAGACATCCAGGTGAGTGGGCAGTCAGAGGACATGACAGCCAAGGAGAAGCTGCTGCTGTGGTCGCAGCGCATGGTTGAAGGTTACCAGGGCCTGCGCTGTGACAACTTCACCTCCAGCTGGCGTGACGGCCGCCTCTTCAATGCCATCATTCACCGGCACAG GCCTGTGCTCATTGACATGAGCAAAGTGTACCGTCAGACCAACCTGGAGAACCTGGACCAGGCCTTCTCTGTGGCAGAGCGGGACCTGGGAGTGACCCGGCTGCTGGACCCCGAGG ATGTGGACGTCCCCCAGCCCGATGAGAAGTCCATCATCACGTATGTCTCATCACTGTATGACGCCATGCCCCGTGTGCCGGACGCGCAGGACGGGGTAAAGGCCAGT GAGCTACAGCTGCGCTGGCAGGAGTACCGGGAGCTGGCCCTGCTCCTGCTGCAGTGGGTCAGGCACCACACTGCTGCCTTCGAGGAGCGCAAGGTCCCCACCAGCTTTGAGGAGATTGAG ATCTTGTGGTGCCAGTTCTTGAAGTTTAAGGAGACAGAGCTTCCAGCCAAGGAGGCAGACAAAACCCGGTCCAAAGGCATCTACCAGTCCCTGGAG GGGGCGGTGCAAGCAGGCCAGCTCAAGGTGCCCCCTGGCTACCACCCactggatgtggagaaagagtgGGGCCGGCTGCATGTGGCCATCCTGGAGCGGGAGAAGCAGCTCCGGAGCGAATATGAGAG GCTAGAGTGTCTTCAGCGCATTGTGAGCAAGCTGCAGATGGAGGCCGGGCTGTGCGAGGAGCAGCTGAACCAGGCCGACGCCCTGCTCCAGTCG GACATTCGGCTGCTGGCTACAGGCAAGGCACCCCAGCGGGCAGCGGAGGTGGAGCGTGACCTAGACAAGGCGGATGGCATGATCAGGCTGCTGTTCAACGACGTGCAGACCCTCAAGGATGGGCGGCACCCTCAGGGCGAGCAGATGTACCGAAG GGTGTACCGCCTGCATGAGCGCCTGGTGGCCATCCGCACCGAGCACAATCTCCGGCTGAAAGCGGGTATAGCTGCCCCCATGACTCAGGTGACACTACAGAGCTCGCAGAGGCGCCCTGAGCTCGAGGACTCCACGCTGCGCTACCTGCAGGACCTGCTGGCCTGGGTGGAGGAGAACCAGCGCCAGGTGGACAGTGCCGAGTGGGGCATGGACCTGCCCAGCGTGGAGGCGCAGCTAGGCAGCCACCGTGGCCTGCACCAATCCATTGAGGAGTTCCGGGTCAAGGTTGAGCGGGCGCGCACTGACGAG GGCCAGCTCTCCCCGGCCCCACGGGGTGCCTACCGAGACTGCCTGGGTCGACTGGACCTGCAGTATGCCAAGCTGCTG AACTCTTCCAAGGCCCGTCTCCGGTCCCTGGAGAGCCTGCACAACTTTGTGGCAGCCGCCACGAAGGAGCTGATGTGGCTGAgcgagaaggaggaggaggaggtgggcttTGACTGGGGTGAACACAATGCCAACATGGCCACCAAGAAGGAGAGCTACTCG gccctgatgCGGGAGCtggaactgaaagaaaagaaaattaaggagGTCCAGAACACCGGTGACCGACTTCTGCGGGAGGACCACCCTGCCCGGCCCACAGTGGAG TCCTTCCAGGCCGCCCTTCAGACCCAGTGGAGCTGGACACTCCAGCTGTGCTGCTGCATCGAGGCGCACCTGAAGGAGAACACCGCCTACTTCCAG TTTTTCACAGACGTGCGGGAGACTGAGGAGCAGCTGCGGAAGCTGCAGGGGACACTGCACAGGAAGTACACGTGCGACCGCTCTGTCACCGTCACGCGCCTTGAGGACCTGCTGCAGGATGCCCAG GACGAGAAGGACCAGCTTACCGAATACAGGGGACATCTCTCAGGTCTGGCCAAGCGGTCCAGGGCCATTGTGCAGCTGAAGCCCCGGAGCCCAGCTCACCCCATGCGGGGCCACATGCCCCTCCTGGCTGTGTGCGACTACAAGCAGGCGGAG GTGACCGTGCACAAGGGTGACGAGTGGCAGCTGGTGGGTCCTGCGCAGCCGTCCCACTGGAAGGTGCTCAGCAGCTCTGGCAGTGAGGCCACCGTGCCCTCCGTGTGCTTCCTTGTGCCCCCACCCAATCAGGAGGCCCAGGAGGCTGTTGCCAG GCTGGAGGCCCAGCACCAGGACCTGGTTGCACTGTGGCACCAGCTGCATGTGGACATGAAGAGCCTTCTGGCATGGCAGAGCCTCAGCCGAGATGTGCAGCTCATCCGCTCCTGGTCCCTGGTCACG TTCCGAGCGCTGAAGCCAGAGGAGCAGCGCCAAGCCCTGCGCTGCCTAGAGCTACACTACCGGGCCTTCCTGCAGGACAGCCAGGATGCTGGTGGCTTTGGGCCTGAGGACCGGCTGCAGGCTGAGCGGGAGTACAGCTCCTGCAGCCGCCATTACCAACAGCTGCTGCAGAGCGCAGAGCAGG GTGAGCAGGAGGAGTCGCGGTGTCAGCGCTGCATCTCCGAGCTCAGAGACATCCGGCTGCAGCTGGAGGCCTGCGAATCGCGCACCGTGCACCGCCTGAGGCTGCCGCTGGACAAGGAGCCTGCACGGGAGTGCGCCCAGCGCATCGCCGAGCAGCAG AAAGCGCAGGCCGAGGTAGAAGGTCTGGGCAAAGGGGTTGCCCGGCTCTCTGCCGAGGCCGAGAAGGTCCTGGCCCTGCCTGAGCCCTCACCCGCTGCTCCCACGCTGCGCTCAGAGCTGGAACTGACCCTGGGCAAACTGGAGCAGGTCTGCAGCCTGTCCGCCATCTACCTGGAGAA GCTCAAGACCATCAGTCTGGTGATCCGCAGCACGCAGGGGGCTGAGGAGGTGCTCAAAGCCCACGAGGAGCAGCTCAAGGAGGCCCAGGCCGTGCCCGCCACACTCCCAGAGCTGGAGGCCACCAAGGCCGCGCTGAAG AAGCTGCGGGCCCAGGCAGAGGCCCAGCAGCCCGTGTTCGACGCTCTGCGGGACGAGCTGCGGGGGGCGCAGGAGGTCAGCGAGCGGCTGCAGCAGCGACACAGCGAGCGGGACGTGGAGGTGGAGCGCTGGCGCGAACGGGTCGCTCAGCTGCTGGAGCGCTGGCAGGCTGTGCTGGCCCAGGCGGATGTGCGGCAGCGCGAGCTCGAGCAGCTGGGCCGCCAGCTGCGTTACTACCGCGAGAGTGCGGACCCGCTGGGCGCCTGGCTGCAGGATGCTAGGCGGCGGCAGGAGCAGATCCAGGCGGTGCCGCTGGCCAACAGCCGGGCTGTGCGCGAGCAGCTGCGGCAGGAGAAG GCGCTGCTGGAGGAAATCGAGCGCCACGCGGAGAAAGTGGAGGAGTGTCAGCGGTTTGCAAAGCAATATATCAATGCCATCAAG GACTATGAGCTCCAGCTGGTCACGTACAAGGCGCAGCTTGAGCCAGTCGCCTCCCCAGCCAAGAAGCCTAAGGTGCAGTCCGGGTCTGAGAGCGTCATCCAGGAG TACGTGGATCTGCGCACACGCTACAGCGAGCTGACCACGCTCACGAGCCAGTACATCAAATTCATCAGTGAGACTCTGCGGcgcatggaggaggaggag GTGCAGACGGCACAGCAGGAGCAGCTGCTGCAGGAGGCACAGGCCCTCCAGCAGAGCTTCCTGTCCGAGAAGGACCGCCTGCTGCAGCGCGAACGCCTCATCGAGCAGGAGAAGGCCCAGTTGGAGCAGCTCTTCCAGGACGAGGTGGCCAAGGCCCAGAAGCTGCGTGAGGAGCAGCAACGCCAGTGGCAGCAGATGGAGGAAGAGAAGCGACAGCTGGAGGCCAGCATGGAGGAGGCGCGGCGCCGGCAGCATGAGGCTGAGCAGGGTGTGCAGCACAAGCAGGAGGAGCTGCAGCGTCTGGAGCAGCTGCGACAGCAGCAGGAGAGGCTGCTGGCCGAGGAGAACCAGCGGCTGCGTGAGCGACTACAGTGCCTGGAGGAGGAGCACCGGGCTGCGCTGGCACGTTCAGAGGTTGCTACCTTGCAGGCCGCAGCTGCCAAAGCCCTGCCCAATGGCCGGGATGCGCCTGATGGCCCGGCCGCCGAGGCAGAACCTGAGCATGCCTTTGATGGCCTGCGGCAGAAGGTGCCAGCCCAGTGGCTGCAGGAGGTGGGAATCCTGAATGCAGACGAGCTGGAACGGCTGACACAGGGCCGCACCACCGTGGCCGAGCTTGCACAGCGGGACGATATGCGCCGCTTCCTTCAGGGCCACAGCAGCATCGCTGGGCTGCTGCTGAAGCCTGCCAACGAGAAGCTGAGTGTGTACACGGCTCTGCAGAGGCAGCTGCTGAGCCCAGGGACTGCCCTCATCCTACTGGAGGCGCAGGCGGCCTCAGGCTTCCTCCTGGATCCTGTGCAGAATCGGCGGCTGACTGTCAGTGAGGCAGTGAGAGAGGGCATCGTGGGGCCTGAGCTGCACCACAAGCTGCTGTCGGCCGAGCGCGCCGTCACCGGCTACACCGACCCCTACACCGGCGAGCGGATCTCCCTGTTCCAGGCCATGAAGAAGGACCTCATCGTGCGGGACCACGGCATCCGCCTGCTGGAGGCCCAGATCGCCACGGGCGGCATCATCGACCCCGTGCACAGCCACCGCCTGCCCGTGCACGTGGCCTACGAGCGCGGCTACTTCGACGAGGAGATGAGCCGTGTCCTGGCGGACCCCGGCGACGACACCAAGGGCTTCTTTGACCCCAGCACGCACGAGAACCTCACCTACCGGCAGCTGCTGGAGCGCTGCGTGGAGGACCCCGAGACGGGCCTGCGCCTCCTGCCACTCACAGATCAGGTTGCCAGGGGCAGTGAGCTTGTCTACACTGACTCGGAGGCCCGGGATGTGTTTGAGAAAGCCACTGTGTCTGCACCATTTGGCAAGTTCCAAGGCAGGACAGTGAGCATTTGGGAGCTCATCAGCTCTGAGTACTTCACAGCAGAGCAGAGGCGGGAGCTGCTCCGTCAGTTCCGCACAGGCAAGATCACCGTAGAGAAGGTCATCAAGATCGTCATCACAGTGGTGGAAGAGCATGAGCAGAAGGGCCAGCTCTGCTTTGAGGGCCTGCGTGCCCTGGTACCTGCTGCCGAGCTGCTTGAGAGCAGGGTCATCGACCACAACCTCTACCACCAGCTGCAGCGAGGCGAGCGCTCAGTGCAAGAGGTGGCTGAGGTGGACGCCGTGAGGCAGGCCCTGCGGGGTGCCAATGTCATCGCGGGCGTGTGGCTGGAGGAGGCGGGGCAGAGGGTGAGCATCTACGAAGCTCTGAAGAAGGATCTCCTGCAGCCAGAGGTGGCTGTGGCCCTGTTGGAAGCCCAGGCCGGCACCGGGCATATTGTCGACCCATCCACCAGTGCCCGGCTGACTGTGGACGAGGCAGTGCGTGCTGGCCTGGTGGGGCCCGAGCTGCATGAGAAGCTGCTGTCAGCTGAGAAAGCCGTGACAGGGTATAAGGACCCCTACTCGGGGCAGAGCGTCTCCCTGTTCCAGGCCCTAAAGAAGGGCCTCATTCCCAGAGAGCAGGGCCTGCGTCTGCTGGATGCCCAGCTGTCCACAGGTGGCATCGTAGACCCCAGGAAGAGCCACCGCTTGCCCCTTGATGTTGCCTATGCCCGGGGCTGTCTGGATGAGGAGACCAACAGAGCCCTGTCGGTGCCCAGCGGTGATGCCAAGGTCTATGAGGACCCCAGCACTCAGGAGCCTGTTACCTATGGCCAGCTGCAGCAGCAGTGCCGGCCCGACCCGCTCACGGGGCTCAGCCTGCTGCCACTCTCAGAGAAGGCCACCCAGGCCCGGCGGGAGCTCTGCTCCGAGCTTCAGGCCCGTGAGACCTTTCAGAAGGCCACCATTGAGGTCCCCATGGGCAGCTTCAAGGGTCAGATGGTGACAGTGTGGGAGCTCATCAGCTCCGACTACTTCACGGAGGAACAGCGGCGGGAGCTGCTCCGTCAGTTCCGCACAGGCAAGGTCACCGTGGAGAAGGTCATTAAGATCGTCATCACCATTGTTGAGGAGGTGGAGACCATGCGGCAGGAGAGGCTGTCCTTCAGTGGCCTCCGTGCCCCGGTGCCAGCCAGTGAGCTCCTGGCTGCCGGGGTCCTCAGCAAGGCCCAGTTTGAGCAGCTCAAAGATGGTAAGACATCGGTCAAGGACCTGTCAGAGGTGGACGCTGTGCGGACGCTCCTCCGAGGCAGTGACTGCCTTGCTGGCATCTACCTGGAGGACTCCAAGGAGAAGGTGACCATCTATGAGGCCATGAGGAGGGGCCTGCTGAGGCCCAGCACGGCCACTCTTCTGCTTGAGGCCCAGGCAGCCACCGGCTTTCTGGTTGACCCTGTGCGCAACCAGCGCCTATACGTCAATGAGGCTGTGAAGAACGGAGTTGTGGGCCCTGAGCTGCATGAGAAGCTGCTGTCAGCCGAGAAGGCCGTGACGGGGTACAAGGACCCCTACTCGGGCACCACTATCTCCCTGTTCCAGGCCATGAAGAAGGGCCTCATCGTGCGGGACCACGGCATCCGCCTGCTGGAGGCCCAGATCGCCACGGGCGGCATCATCGACCCCGTGCACAGCCACCGCCTGCCCGTGCACGTGGCCTACGAGCGCGGCTACTTCGACGAGGAGATGAGCCGCGTCCTGGCGGACCCCGGCGACGACACCAAGGGCTTCTTTGACCCCAACACGCACGAGAACCTCACCTACCGGCAGCTGCTGGGGCGCTGCGTGGAGGACCCCGAGACGGGCCTGCGCCTCCTGCCGCTAAAAGGGGCGGAGCAGACGGAGGTGGTGGAGACCACGCAGGTGTACACTGAGGAGGAGACCCGGAGGGCATTTGAGGAGACGCAGATTGACATCCCCAGTGGCGGCAGCCTTGGCGGCTCCACCATGTCCCTGTGGGAGGTGATGCAGTCGGACTTGATTCCTGAGGAGCAGCGGGCCCGGCTGATGGCCGACTTCCAGGCGGGCCGGGTCACCAAGGAGCGTatgatcatcatcatcattgaGATCATCGAGAAGACTGAGGTCATCCGCCAGCAGAACCTCGCTTCCTATGATTACGTCCGCCGTCGCCTCACGGCCGAGGACCTGTACGAGGCCCGGGTCATATCCCGTGAGGCCTACAGCCTGCTCCGGGAGGGCACCAGGACCCTCCGTGAGGTGCTTGAGGAGGAGTCTGCCTGGCGCTACCTCTATGGCACAGGCTGTGTAGCCGGCATCTACCTGCCCAGCTCTAGGCAGACGCTGACCATCTACCAGGCCCTCAAGAAGGGGCTGCTGAGCGCCGAGGTGGCCCGCTTCCTGCTGGAGGCGCAGGCAGCCACGGGCTTCCTGATGGACCCGGTGAAGGGCGAGCGGCTGACTGTGGACGAGGCTGTGCGGAAGGGCCTGGTGGGCCCTGAGCTGCACGACCGACTGCTCTCGGCTGAGCGGGCCGTGACCGGCTACCGTGACCCCTACACGGAGCAGATGATCTCGCTCTTCCAGGCCATGAAGAAGGAGCTGATCCCTGCCGAGGAGGCCCTGCGGCTGCTGGATGCCCAGCTGGCCACGGGCGGCATTGTGGACCCGCGCTTGGGCTTCCACCTCCCGTTGGAGGTGGCCTACCAGCGTGGCTACCTCAACAAGGACACGCATGACCAGCTGTCAGAGCCCAGCGAGGTGCGCAGTTACCTGGACCCCTCAACGGATGAGCGCCTCAGCTATACACAGCTGCTCCGGCGGTGCCGCCGCCATGAGGACAGTGGCCAGCTGCTCCTGCCGCTCTCCGATGCCCGCAAGCTGACTTTCCGCGGCCTGCGCAAACAGATCACCGTGGAGGAGCTGGTGCGCTCTCAGGTCATGGATGAGGCCACGGCGCTGCAGCTGCAGGAGGGCCTGACCTCTGTCGAAGAGGTCTCCAGGAGCCTGCAGAAGTTCCTCGAGGGCACCAGCTGCATCGCGGGTGTCTTTGTTGACGCCACCAAGGAGCGGCTGTCAGTGTACCAGGCCATGAAGAAAGGCATTATCCGCCCTGGCACAGCTTTTGAGCTCCTGGAGGCACAGGCGGCCACTGGCTATGTCATTGACCCCATCAAGGGACTCAAGCTGACCGTCGAGGAGGCTGTGCGCATGGGCATCGTGGGCCCCGAGTTCAAGGACAAGCTGCTGTCAGCCGAGCGCGCTGTCACTGGCTACAAGGACCCCTACTCTGGGAAGCTCATCTCCCTGTTCCAGGCCATGAAGAAGGGCCTGATTCTGAAGGACCACGGCATCCGCCTGCTGGAGGCCCAGATCGCCACAGGTGGCATCATCGACCCCGAGGAAAGCCACCGCCTGCCTGTGGACGTGGCCTACCAACGTGGCCTCTTCGATGAGGAGATGAATGATATCCTTACAGACCCAAGTGATGACACCAAGGGCTTCTTTGACCCCAACACAGAGGAGAACCTCACCTACCTGCAGCTGATGGAGCGCTGCGTGGAGGACCCCCAGACAGGCCTGCGCCTCCTGCCACTCAGGGAGAAGAAGCGGGAGCGGAAGACATCCTCCAAGTCCTCTGTGCGCAAGCGCCGTGTGGTGATCGTGGACCCCGAGACGGGCAAGGAGATGTCAGTGTACGAGGCCTACCGCAAGGGGCTCATTGACCACCAGACGTACCTGGAACTGTCGGAGCAGGAGTGCGAGTGGGAAGAGATCACCATCTCCTCCTCAGACGGCGTGGTCAAGTCCATGATCATCGACCGCCGCTCGGGCCGCCAGTATGACATCGATGAGGCCATCGCCAAGAACCTCATTGACCGCTCAGCCCTGGACCAGTACCGCGCCGGCACGCTCTCCATCACTGAGTTTGCAGACATGCTGTCTGGCAATGCCGGTGGTTTCCGCTCCCGCTCTTCCTCAGTGGGGTCCTCCTCTTCCTACCCCATTAGCCCTGCTGTCTCCAGGACCCAGCTGGCCTCCTGGTCTGATCCCACTGAGGAGACGGGCCCTGTGGCTGGCATCCTGGACACGGAGACGCTGGAGAAGGTGTCCATCACAGAGGCCATGCGCCGCAGCCTGGTGGACAACATCACTGGGCAGCGGCTGTTGGAGGCACAGGCCTGCACCGGGGGCATCATCGACCCTGCCACCGGCGAGCGCTTCCCTGTCACTGATGCTGTCAACAAGGGCCTGGTGGACAAGATCATGGTGGACCGCATCAACCTGGCCCAGAAGGCCTTCTGTGGCTTTGAGGACCCACGCACCAAGACCAAGATGTCAGCTGCCCAGGCCCTGAAGAAGGGCTGGCTCTACTATGAGGCCGGCCAGCGCTTCCTGGAGGTGCAGTACCTGACAGGCGGCCTGATTGAGCCTGACACGCCCGGCCGCGTGCCCCTGGACGAGGCCCTGCAGCGTGGCGTGGTGGACGCCCGCACTGCCCAGAAGCTACGTGATGTCAGTGCATATGCCAAGTATCTCACTTGCCCCAAGACCAAGCTCAAGATCTCCTATAAGGATGCGCTGGACCGCAGCATGGTGGAGGAGGGCACGGGGCTGCGGCTGCTCGAGGCTGCTGCCCAGTCGAGCAAGGGCTACTACAGCCCCTACAGCGTCAGTGGCTCTGGCTCTGCAGCTGGCTCGCGCTCCGGCTCGCGCACTGGCTCCCGGGCTGGCTCTCGCCGTGGCAGCTTTGACGCCACAGGCTCTGGCTTCTCCAtgaccttctcttcctcctcctactCCTCCTCAGGCTACGGCCGCCGCTACGCCTCAGGGCCTGCATCCTCCCTGGGGAGCCCCGAGCCTGCAGTGGCTTGA